A genomic segment from Campylobacter sp. MG1 encodes:
- a CDS encoding YkgJ family cysteine cluster protein, with amino-acid sequence MIYNKDYSYSFDESKCSECGGKCCTGESGYIFLTSDEIIQLAKIKNTTFNDFVSKYCIKVGVRFSLIEKPYNNGFACIFFDEINKNCGVYEARPMQCRTFPFWEYFKNNLKELKKECIGVN; translated from the coding sequence ATGATTTACAATAAAGATTACTCATATTCATTTGATGAGAGTAAATGCAGTGAGTGTGGCGGTAAGTGTTGCACGGGTGAGAGTGGTTATATATTTTTAACTAGCGATGAAATTATCCAACTAGCTAAGATAAAAAATACAACTTTTAATGATTTTGTTAGTAAATATTGCATTAAAGTAGGCGTTAGGTTTAGCCTAATTGAAAAGCCATATAACAATGGCTTTGCTTGTATATTTTTTGATGAAATTAATAAAAATTGTGGAGTATATGAAGCAAGACCTATGCAATGTAGAACATTTCCGTTTTGGGAATATTTTAAAAATAACCTAAAGGAGCTTAAAAAAGAATGTATTGGAGTAAATTAA
- the trpS gene encoding tryptophan--tRNA ligase — protein MRIFTGLQPSGDLHIGNYFGAIAPMMKRQNDNEMIMFIANYHAMTSILKDKKTASNFKDNINKAAAAFLALGLNPNKSIFYLQSDVKEVLELYWILSQFTPMGLLERAHSYKDKIAKGLSANHGLFSYPVLMAADILLFDTPLVPVGKDQIQHLEITRDIAIKFNNEFGNVFTIPEALVDENTQTIVGTDGAKMSKSYGNTIDIFTSYKQLKKQVNKIVSDSTPIEEPKDWKNCNIYKIAELFLDENDLASLRTRYEKGGEGYGHFKLYLCDVIWEYFDKARSEYERLLQGKEIADILNDGAKKASILAQNKMQQVYKALSL, from the coding sequence ATGAGAATTTTTACGGGACTTCAGCCAAGTGGGGATTTGCATATAGGCAATTATTTTGGAGCAATAGCTCCAATGATGAAAAGACAAAATGATAATGAAATGATAATGTTTATTGCAAATTATCACGCTATGACAAGTATTTTAAAGGATAAAAAAACAGCTAGTAATTTTAAAGATAATATTAATAAAGCAGCAGCTGCATTTTTAGCTTTAGGATTAAATCCAAATAAAAGTATATTTTATTTACAAAGTGATGTTAAAGAAGTCTTAGAACTTTATTGGATACTATCGCAATTTACTCCTATGGGATTACTTGAAAGAGCACATTCATATAAGGATAAAATAGCAAAAGGTCTTAGTGCAAATCACGGCTTATTTTCATATCCTGTTTTAATGGCGGCTGATATTTTATTGTTTGATACACCATTAGTTCCTGTTGGAAAAGACCAAATTCAACACCTAGAAATCACAAGAGATATTGCAATTAAATTTAATAATGAATTTGGAAATGTATTTACTATCCCTGAAGCATTAGTTGATGAAAATACTCAAACAATAGTAGGCACAGATGGTGCTAAAATGAGTAAAAGCTATGGCAATACTATTGATATTTTCACAAGTTATAAACAACTTAAAAAACAAGTAAATAAAATAGTAAGCGATAGCACTCCTATTGAAGAGCCTAAGGATTGGAAAAATTGTAATATATATAAAATTGCTGAATTATTTTTAGATGAAAATGATTTAGCAAGTCTTCGTACAAGGTATGAAAAAGGTGGAGAAGGATACGGGCATTTTAAATTGTATTTATGCGATGTTATTTGGGAGTATTTTGACAAGGCTAGAAGTGAGTATGAAAGATTATTGCAAGGTAAAGAAATTGCTGATATATTAAACGATGGTGCAAAAAAAGCTAGTATATTAGCGCAAAATAAAATGCAACAAGTTTATAAAGCTTTAAGTTTATAA
- a CDS encoding tRNA1(Val) (adenine(37)-N6)-methyltransferase translates to MIIYQYKNGYRYNSDSIILYDFISKDKLKGIGLDIGAGSGILSLLLSENKNIKIDAIDIQEKNVKLCKKNYEKNNLDYKVILGDIKDYKVYNYYDFIISNPPFYSKMQAQNKHLNISRHIDFLPLEILLKSADKLLKPKGFLYFCYDAKKIDLIFETLKNTNLKCEIIRFIHTKAEKPSNLVLIKARKLSKSDVLILPPLICNDSNGTTKEFNSIYQNIKVQSYDLQ, encoded by the coding sequence ATGATAATTTATCAATATAAAAACGGCTATCGCTACAATAGTGATAGCATAATTTTATATGATTTTATAAGTAAAGATAAGCTTAAAGGAATAGGACTTGATATTGGTGCTGGGAGTGGAATTTTAAGCCTATTATTAAGCGAAAATAAAAATATAAAAATAGATGCAATTGATATTCAAGAAAAAAATGTAAAATTATGCAAAAAAAATTATGAAAAAAATAATCTTGATTATAAAGTAATTTTAGGTGATATTAAAGATTATAAAGTTTATAATTATTATGATTTTATAATCTCTAATCCACCATTTTATTCTAAAATGCAAGCACAAAATAAGCATTTAAATATTTCAAGACATATTGATTTTTTGCCACTTGAAATATTGTTAAAAAGTGCTGATAAATTATTAAAACCAAAAGGTTTTTTGTATTTTTGTTATGATGCTAAAAAAATTGATTTAATATTTGAAACCTTAAAAAATACGAATTTAAAATGCGAAATAATAAGATTTATTCACACAAAAGCCGAAAAACCATCAAATTTAGTATTAATTAAAGCAAGAAAATTAAGCAAAAGCGATGTGCTGATTTTGCCACCTTTAATATGTAACGATAGTAATGGCACAACAAAAGAATTTAATTCAATTTATCAAAATATCAAGGTTCAAAGTTATGATTTACAATAA
- a CDS encoding NAD(P)-binding domain-containing protein, which produces MKMIYDLIVIGAGPAGIASAYEAHKNGLKHVLLIEKAGENCQTFRTYYKDGKRVDKVYNKIDIPNIGNIPFEDGTKETSLELFNKFCDSGFEMMFSNEVEKIKQNDDILIVHTSKGEFKTKNAVISIGRMGKPNKPSYKLPSKLSKVINFNANDAKENEKILVVGGGNSAAEYAVDLSVKANVTLCYRKSTFTRLNDINLDNVYKAKMTLKMGIDIVEVNEVDNKPEVTYTNGEKEIFDRIIYGIGGSTPVDFLTNCGVEIDDKGVPTFDTNMQSNVKNIFVAGDIASKNGTSIISALNNAKTIADFITKA; this is translated from the coding sequence ATGAAAATGATATACGACTTAATAGTAATTGGTGCAGGTCCAGCAGGAATTGCAAGTGCTTATGAAGCTCATAAAAATGGCTTAAAACACGTGTTATTAATAGAAAAAGCCGGTGAAAATTGTCAAACTTTTAGAACATATTATAAAGACGGTAAAAGAGTTGATAAAGTTTATAATAAAATTGATATACCAAATATCGGTAATATACCTTTTGAAGATGGGACAAAAGAAACTTCACTTGAATTATTTAATAAATTTTGTGATAGTGGCTTTGAAATGATGTTTTCAAATGAAGTTGAAAAAATTAAACAAAACGATGATATTTTAATCGTCCATACTAGCAAAGGCGAATTTAAAACTAAAAATGCAGTAATTTCAATAGGTAGAATGGGAAAACCAAATAAGCCAAGCTATAAACTACCTTCAAAATTAAGTAAAGTTATCAATTTTAACGCAAATGATGCTAAAGAAAATGAAAAAATCTTAGTAGTTGGTGGTGGTAATAGTGCAGCTGAATATGCAGTGGATTTGAGTGTAAAAGCAAATGTAACATTATGTTATAGAAAATCAACTTTTACTAGATTAAATGATATAAATTTAGATAATGTTTATAAAGCTAAAATGACACTTAAAATGGGTATAGATATAGTTGAGGTAAATGAAGTAGATAATAAACCTGAAGTTACTTATACTAATGGTGAAAAAGAGATTTTTGATAGAATAATTTATGGAATTGGTGGCTCAACTCCAGTTGATTTTTTAACAAATTGTGGTGTAGAAATTGATGATAAAGGTGTTCCTACATTTGATACAAATATGCAAAGTAATGTTAAAAATATTTTCGTAGCAGGAGATATTGCTAGTAAAAACGGTACAAGCATAATAAGTGCATTAAATAATGCAAAAACCATTGCCGATTTCATTACTAAGGCTTAA